The stretch of DNA ACCTTGACGGTGCAGCCCCTGAAGAAAGAGAGGTGGCGGTCACGATGTTCCGTCTGCCAGGCGTCGGAGCACTTGGAGTTACAGACGATGACAGACTCATTGAAGCGGGGATTGAAGTGAAATGCCAgatctctggagctgcagccaagATTGACGCTGAAGCTGTAAAATGAGCATGAGGAAAGTCAAATGCATGGACAGGAGAGGGTTTTGGAAGACTTGAGATCCAATACATCACTCTGCACCCAGTTCCTCCCATCAGTGTTGCAGGTGGCAGAACAATGTGCTATTTTGTATCTGGCAACCTTGGGAAATCACTTTCCTCTACAGCCTACCTTCAACCCTGGCATTCCAAGGTGGTTTCTTTGTACTTACCCAACAGCATCAGCAGGTATTTTGCCCTTCACCttcagggtgtccccaggcttCATATCCAGGTTTAAGATTTCGATATTTCCCTGAAGTAGAGAAAAATAGTCTGTGGGGCTCCTTCAGCCATTCCTCCTGACTTGCCACTGAAACTGAGAGGGTGCTGCTTGGAGGTATCCCACCCAGGACATTGCTCTCAGCTAGTGCTCCTCTGATGACCAAAACCCTCCACGCTGCAGGTCTTGCATGAACTTCTCATTCAGTGAGAGTGAGGTGAGTGAAGCCCGCAAGAGAGAAGAGACATCGGAGAGAGAGGAAGTGAAAACAGGCTTGTtctcagcagaaggaaaagaaagcaggacAGCCAAGATACAAAGAGAGTTAAAGCAGAGGGGCACTGCCCAGGGTTTGGTGGAAAGCTGATGCTGCCCAAGAAATGCAAATGGTGAGAGTGGCTATGACTTGCCAGTCTCACTCAGCTTTGCTGAGCTGATGACCCTGGGTGACAGagaacaggagcagcagcccttACAGGCATCTTCCTCAGAGGGCAGAGTAACCAGGCAGGGAGAAACCAGCAGTTCAGCTCAGAAAGGCTTTGCACATAGGATCTTACAGCCCTAAACTTCCCTGTGGTTTATACATTAACATGACCCCTGGCTCTGCAAAGCTCCAACAGCTGTTGTTAGGCCAGAAGACTTTGATCCAAGGAAAAAGCTTATATGTACACTTCTCACTAGGGAttccaggaaataaaagcaggtCCCAGCCTCCttggtgggctcccagtggaAGGACTATCACACACAGCCCTTAGGGGTGCTACTTTAGACATGACATGACAAAACTTCCCAACTATCCAAGGAGGTGTGACCACCGTGCTCACTTCTCTCCTGCATGTAACAGCTCACCCAAAAGAacatcccagctccttccctttGTGGCAAAGGGCAATTCTAAAATCCATACCAGCACACAAAAAGGTCTCCACCATCCTTCCCCACAGTGCTCCAAGGAAGGGCTCAAAGGGGCCTGGAGGAGAGGACAACCAACACATCCCCTCTAGATGGCACGAGCTATGGAGCGTCCTTTGCAGGAGTGACATGGTGGCATCCAAGCTTCTTCCCTTCTTGTGCCTCTAGATTCACCCTCAGCTGTGTGGGTTGCAATACCCATGTGTGGTAGCTCTCTGCAACCTCCCATCCAAGCCCCATGTAGACCCAAACCTTTTAGCCTGAAGAGCCAGACACCAGGCCACATCAGGTTCAATCGTCCCATCCTCCCTAACCCTTGAACTTGGGAATGTTGTCCTCACAGGCAAGTATCACCCCTGCTGTCTTCTCCCCAGGTAGGAGCTACAATGTAAGTCAGTAGACAGTGTCCCTGACTTGTAAGACTCCAAAAgtggaaaagagagacagaggaggaggtCAAGGCTCAGGAGCCTAGTAGTCCCTCAGTCCCCCTCCCAAGCCCTGCAGGGAGCACTTGAGTGCAgtcatcctgctgctgcacagacaGCTGGGAGAAAGCTTCTACCCTTCCCTAAAACATCCTGAAGAAAGGAGAAGTGAGTGCTGATAAGCACTccttccctggaggtgtttcCCACAAGCAAGGGGTCATAAAGTCCAGCAGGCTTAGGAAATTTGTTTGCTGTGGAGGACTCTGAAACTGTTGGTGAAACCTCCATGGGCTGAGCATGGAACCAGCAGGAGCCAGTGCTAGGGATGGTGTTTCTTGGCATTGGGTCTCCTTCCCACCACACTTCTGTGTCCAAGGTACACCTCTACACACCTCCACATCTTCACACTGCTCCCCTGAAGCCATCCCAGGGATAATACAGAGCTATGGGTCCCCTTCTCAAATATTGGAGCAAAATTGAATGGCTGGCTGAATTACACAATAACTTGCTTTTTATCTGGGGAGTAAGGATTTGCTGTCTGGAGGgtatcctgggaattccagtcTTAGTAAATATACCCATGAGAAGGGGGTCTTCTACAGATTTAAgcaaaagcaacaacaaaa from Poecile atricapillus isolate bPoeAtr1 chromosome Z, bPoeAtr1.hap1, whole genome shotgun sequence encodes:
- the LOC131572964 gene encoding galectin-2-like isoform X2, translated to MPGNIEILNLDMKPGDTLKVKGKIPADAVGFSVNLGCSSRDLAFHFNPRFNESVIVCNSKCSDAWQTEHRDRHLSFFRGCTVKFFIEMLSDRFRVKLPDGYEVYFPNRHGYRRINYISIVGGLKMVSFKLF
- the LOC131572964 gene encoding galectin-2-like isoform X1; this encodes MEGNIEILNLDMKPGDTLKVKGKIPADAVGFSVNLGCSSRDLAFHFNPRFNESVIVCNSKCSDAWQTEHRDRHLSFFRGCTVKFFIEMLSDRFRVKLPDGYEVYFPNRHGYRRINYISIVGGLKMVSFKLF
- the LOC131572964 gene encoding galectin-2-like isoform X3; amino-acid sequence: MKPGDTLKVKGKIPADAVGFSVNLGCSSRDLAFHFNPRFNESVIVCNSKCSDAWQTEHRDRHLSFFRGCTVKFFIEMLSDRFRVKLPDGYEVYFPNRHGYRRINYISIVGGLKMVSFKLF